One region of Mycobacterium riyadhense genomic DNA includes:
- a CDS encoding ABC1 kinase family protein — MSSTKHRDVARLDRVPLPVEAARVVATGWQATRAAGRVVTKLPSKGPWQQKVIKEIPQAFADLGPTYVKFGQIIASSPGAFGEALSREFRGLLDRVPPANTNEVHKLFVEELGDEPSKLFASFEEEPFASASIAQVHYATLHSGEDVVVKIQRPGIRRRVAADLQILKRFAQAVELAKLGRRLSAQDVVADFSDNLAEELDFRLEAQSMEAWVSHLHASPLGRNIRVPDVHWEFTNERVLTMERVHGIRIDNAAAIRKAGFDGVELVKALLFSVFEGGLRHGLFHGDLHAGNLYVDEAGRIVFFDFGIMGRIDPRTRWLLRELVYALLVKKDHAAAGKIVVLMGAVGTMKPEAQAAKDLEKFATPLTMQTLGDMSYADIGRQLSALADAYDVKLPRELVLIGKQFLYVERYMKLLAPKWQMMSDPQLTGYFANFMVEVSREHQEDIEV; from the coding sequence ATGAGTTCCACCAAACACCGCGACGTGGCCAGGCTGGACCGGGTGCCATTGCCGGTCGAAGCGGCCCGGGTAGTGGCCACCGGTTGGCAGGCCACCCGCGCCGCCGGTCGCGTCGTCACTAAGCTGCCGTCGAAGGGTCCGTGGCAGCAGAAAGTGATCAAGGAAATCCCGCAGGCCTTTGCCGACCTGGGGCCGACATACGTCAAGTTCGGGCAGATCATCGCATCCAGCCCCGGCGCATTCGGCGAGGCGCTGTCCCGCGAATTCCGTGGCCTGCTCGACCGGGTACCGCCCGCCAACACCAACGAGGTACACAAGCTTTTCGTCGAGGAACTCGGCGACGAGCCGTCCAAATTGTTCGCCTCGTTCGAGGAGGAGCCGTTCGCGTCGGCGTCCATAGCCCAGGTGCACTACGCGACCCTGCACAGCGGCGAGGATGTTGTGGTCAAGATCCAGCGGCCCGGCATCCGTCGTCGGGTTGCCGCCGACCTGCAGATCCTGAAGCGATTCGCCCAAGCCGTCGAGCTGGCCAAGTTGGGTCGCCGGCTCTCTGCACAAGACGTGGTTGCCGACTTCTCCGACAACCTCGCCGAGGAACTGGACTTCCGGCTCGAGGCGCAGTCGATGGAGGCCTGGGTGTCCCACCTGCACGCCTCGCCGCTGGGCCGCAACATCCGGGTTCCGGACGTGCACTGGGAATTCACCAACGAACGGGTGCTGACGATGGAACGGGTGCACGGCATCCGTATCGACAATGCCGCCGCGATCCGCAAGGCCGGCTTCGACGGGGTCGAGCTGGTGAAGGCGCTGCTGTTCTCGGTGTTCGAGGGCGGTCTGCGGCACGGGCTGTTCCATGGCGACCTACACGCAGGCAACCTCTACGTCGACGAGGCGGGCCGCATCGTGTTCTTCGACTTCGGGATTATGGGCCGCATCGATCCCCGCACCCGCTGGCTGCTGCGCGAGCTGGTCTATGCGCTGCTGGTGAAGAAGGACCACGCCGCGGCCGGTAAGATCGTCGTGCTGATGGGCGCCGTCGGGACCATGAAGCCCGAGGCTCAGGCCGCCAAGGACCTGGAGAAGTTCGCCACGCCGCTGACTATGCAGACGCTGGGTGATATGTCCTACGCCGACATCGGTCGTCAGCTCTCGGCGCTGGCCGACGCCTACGACGTCAAGCTGCCCCGCGAGCTGGTGCTGATCGGCAAGCAATTCCTTTACGTCGAGCGGTATATGAAGCTGCTGGCACCGAAGTGGCAGATGATGTCCGACCCCCAGCTGACGGGGTACTTTGCCAACTTTATGGTCGAAGTCAGCCGCGAGCATCAAGAAGACATCGAAGTCTAA
- a CDS encoding DinB family protein, with amino-acid sequence MADFTTQLADQLDWHWREYLRPRLNGLTDDEYFWQPVPNCWTVHLDGSVDFAFPEPSPAPFTTIAWRMAHVIVGVFAMRNHHHFGGPPADYLNWHYATDAATALSQLDETYAAWITGVRSLSVDDLNRPCGPAEGPYAEHPLSELVLHINREAIHHGAEIACLRDLYLHSREA; translated from the coding sequence ATGGCGGACTTCACAACCCAACTTGCCGACCAGCTCGACTGGCACTGGCGCGAATATCTGCGCCCTCGCCTGAACGGCCTCACCGACGACGAGTACTTCTGGCAACCAGTGCCGAACTGCTGGACCGTACATTTGGACGGCTCGGTGGACTTCGCATTCCCAGAGCCCAGCCCGGCGCCGTTCACCACCATCGCCTGGCGCATGGCCCACGTCATCGTCGGGGTATTCGCGATGCGCAACCACCACCACTTCGGCGGACCACCCGCCGATTACCTCAATTGGCACTACGCCACCGACGCGGCCACCGCGCTTAGCCAACTCGACGAGACGTACGCGGCGTGGATCACCGGCGTGCGGTCGCTGTCCGTCGACGACCTGAACCGCCCCTGCGGCCCGGCCGAAGGGCCGTACGCCGAGCACCCGCTGAGTGAGCTGGTACTGCACATCAATCGAGAAGCGATCCACCACGGCGCCGAAATCGCTTGCCTGCGCGACCTTTACCTGCATAGCCGGGAGGCTTGA
- a CDS encoding NEW3 domain-containing protein has translation MQVASAESTQLFVGPPEAPVQLARVTVAACTEPAAIRIAGDGLRGEAMALGEQAGDEIVEVPVRVDHPVVGERRAARVHAGGDSVSFEFTVAEPGWTMFMVSHFHYDPVWWNTQGGYTSLWTEDPPGRARQANGFELVHAHLEMARREPEYKFVVAEVDYLKPYWDTHPQDRADLRRFLAEGRVEVMGGTYNEPNTNLTGPETTIRNLVHGIGFQRHVVGADPATAWQLDVFGHDPQFPGMAADAGLTSSSWARGPHHQWGPGQGGDLDRMQFCSEFEWIAPSGRGLLTHYMPAHYSAGWWMDSSTSLQEAEDATYALFDQLKKVALTRNVLLPVGTDYTPPNKWVTAIHRDWGARYTWPRFVCGLPREFFAAVRAELAQRGQAPSPQTRDMNPIYTGKDVSYIDTKQANRAAENTVLDAERFAVFAALMTGADYPQAALAKAWVQLAYGAHHDAITGSESDQVYLDLLTGWRDAWELGGAVRDNSLALLSSAIGGDLVVWNPLTHQRSDVVTARLDPPLTAGVRVLDHDGTEMPALVEHDGRSVTWLARDVPSLGWRAYRLVPGGESACWEPMPGSRIANDHYRLTVDPARGGAVASLIRDGRELIADGRVGNELAVYEEYPAHPSQGEGPWHLLPKGPVVCSSESPAQVRAYHGPLGQRLVVQGRIGTLLCYTQTLTLWRGIARLDCRTTIDEFTGEDRLVRLRWPCPVPGAMPVSQVGDAVIGRGFALLHDGPESVDTAQHLWTLDNPAYGWFGLSSAARVRVGGTSVRAVSVAEVVSPAEAMSGPLARDLMVALVRAGVTATCSGADKPRYGNLDVDSNLPDVRIALGGPTRNAFTKAVLADADPAYTNELERQLAKTGAARVWVPAAKPLAQVWVPSADLRPLRALPVLVIDGRDNKSLRAAIASVAKDLGDAEIPVDQQAPPEMEPFVARTVALLNRGVPSFAVDVEGTLHTALMRSCTGWPSGVWIDEPRRTAPDGSNFQLQHWTHVFDYALVCGDGDWRDAEISSRSAQFSHPLVAVTPEPSERMLPPIGSLLHLDPADVQLGALKAAGNPLTAGSAQPVDPGAVALRLVETAGNNVRVNVGSELGKLREIQLADLLEKPERRKRRVDLHGYQVATVLTRLEMPKVLAADGTALGPDAEIAQPLYARYWLHNRGPAPLGGLPTVAHLHPQQVRAEPGAEVRLRLTVASDCTDSAVEGSVDLVCPDGWTVAIAELPFSLCTGEYLETDVVLAIPADVAAGLYPVRAQLRITDGSVPAAWRQVVEDVCVVAVGTEPTELVYLVDGPADIEVGPGDSARLTATIGSRARSDLALEAHLISPWGTWEWIGPAALGAVLPARGTAELVFDVSPPAWLEAGQWWASVRIGCAGRLVYSPAVKVTVI, from the coding sequence ATGCAAGTGGCTTCGGCCGAGTCGACCCAACTGTTTGTTGGTCCGCCGGAGGCGCCAGTGCAGCTGGCGCGTGTCACAGTCGCCGCGTGCACCGAGCCCGCGGCAATCCGGATAGCCGGTGACGGCCTGCGCGGCGAGGCCATGGCCTTGGGGGAACAGGCCGGCGACGAGATCGTCGAGGTTCCGGTCAGGGTCGACCACCCGGTGGTCGGCGAGCGACGAGCTGCGCGGGTGCACGCCGGCGGCGACAGCGTGTCGTTCGAGTTCACCGTTGCCGAACCCGGGTGGACGATGTTCATGGTCAGCCACTTCCACTACGACCCGGTGTGGTGGAACACCCAAGGCGGCTACACCAGCCTGTGGACCGAAGATCCGCCGGGTCGAGCCCGGCAGGCCAACGGCTTCGAGTTGGTGCACGCCCATCTGGAAATGGCTCGTCGCGAACCCGAGTACAAGTTCGTGGTGGCCGAGGTGGATTACCTCAAGCCGTACTGGGACACCCACCCGCAGGACCGCGCCGACCTGCGCCGGTTTCTCGCCGAGGGCCGCGTCGAGGTGATGGGTGGCACTTATAACGAACCCAACACGAACCTCACAGGCCCGGAGACGACTATCCGAAATCTGGTGCACGGCATAGGATTTCAGCGTCATGTGGTGGGCGCCGATCCGGCCACCGCATGGCAGCTCGACGTGTTCGGTCACGACCCGCAGTTTCCCGGGATGGCCGCCGACGCCGGCCTGACGTCGAGTTCCTGGGCACGCGGACCGCACCACCAATGGGGCCCGGGCCAAGGTGGTGATCTCGACCGCATGCAGTTCTGCAGCGAGTTCGAGTGGATTGCGCCGTCGGGCCGCGGCCTGCTCACCCACTACATGCCGGCGCATTATTCGGCGGGCTGGTGGATGGACTCGTCGACCTCGCTGCAGGAGGCGGAGGACGCCACCTACGCGCTGTTCGATCAGCTCAAGAAGGTCGCGTTGACCCGCAATGTGCTGCTACCGGTCGGCACCGACTACACGCCGCCGAACAAGTGGGTCACCGCGATCCACCGGGACTGGGGCGCGCGTTACACCTGGCCGAGATTCGTCTGCGGGCTGCCTCGGGAATTCTTCGCCGCGGTGCGTGCCGAATTGGCGCAGCGGGGCCAAGCGCCGTCGCCGCAGACGCGCGACATGAACCCGATCTACACCGGCAAGGACGTGTCCTACATCGACACCAAGCAAGCCAACCGGGCGGCCGAGAACACCGTCCTGGACGCGGAGCGCTTCGCCGTGTTCGCCGCGCTGATGACCGGCGCCGACTATCCGCAGGCGGCGCTGGCCAAGGCGTGGGTGCAGCTGGCCTACGGCGCGCACCATGACGCCATCACCGGGTCGGAATCCGACCAGGTCTACCTCGATCTGCTGACCGGTTGGCGTGACGCGTGGGAGCTGGGCGGCGCGGTCCGCGACAACTCCCTGGCGTTGCTGTCCAGCGCGATCGGTGGCGACTTGGTGGTGTGGAATCCGCTGACACACCAGCGCAGCGATGTCGTCACCGCACGGCTTGACCCGCCGCTAACAGCCGGCGTCCGGGTGCTGGACCACGATGGCACCGAGATGCCGGCCCTCGTCGAACACGACGGGCGGTCGGTCACTTGGCTGGCGCGCGACGTGCCGTCGCTGGGCTGGCGTGCTTACCGGTTGGTCCCGGGTGGCGAATCGGCCTGCTGGGAGCCGATGCCTGGGTCGCGGATCGCCAACGACCACTACCGGCTGACCGTCGATCCGGCGCGCGGGGGAGCGGTGGCGTCGTTGATTCGGGACGGTCGCGAGCTGATCGCCGACGGCCGGGTGGGCAACGAGCTCGCCGTATACGAGGAATATCCCGCGCACCCGTCGCAGGGTGAAGGCCCGTGGCACCTACTGCCCAAGGGGCCGGTGGTCTGCTCATCGGAATCGCCGGCGCAGGTGCGGGCCTATCACGGCCCGCTCGGTCAGCGGCTGGTGGTGCAGGGCCGGATCGGCACGTTGCTTTGCTACACCCAGACCCTCACCCTATGGCGGGGTATCGCGCGGCTGGACTGCCGCACCACCATCGACGAGTTCACCGGGGAAGACCGCCTAGTGCGACTGCGCTGGCCGTGTCCGGTGCCCGGAGCCATGCCGGTAAGTCAGGTCGGCGACGCCGTCATCGGACGCGGCTTTGCGCTGCTGCATGACGGACCCGAATCGGTGGATACCGCGCAGCATCTGTGGACCTTGGATAACCCCGCCTACGGCTGGTTCGGGCTGTCCTCGGCCGCACGGGTGCGGGTTGGCGGCACGAGCGTGCGAGCTGTGTCTGTCGCGGAGGTGGTGTCGCCGGCCGAGGCGATGTCCGGCCCGCTGGCGCGCGACCTGATGGTCGCTCTAGTCCGCGCCGGCGTCACGGCCACCTGCAGCGGTGCCGACAAGCCCCGCTACGGCAACCTCGACGTCGACTCCAATCTGCCGGATGTCCGGATCGCGCTGGGCGGGCCGACCCGCAACGCCTTCACCAAGGCAGTGCTGGCCGACGCGGACCCGGCGTACACGAACGAACTCGAGCGCCAGCTTGCCAAGACCGGCGCGGCCAGGGTGTGGGTGCCCGCGGCGAAGCCATTGGCGCAGGTATGGGTGCCCAGCGCGGACCTGCGCCCGCTGCGGGCACTGCCGGTCCTGGTGATCGACGGCCGGGACAACAAGAGCCTGCGCGCCGCCATCGCGTCGGTGGCCAAGGACCTGGGCGATGCCGAGATCCCGGTCGACCAGCAGGCGCCGCCGGAAATGGAACCTTTCGTAGCCCGCACGGTCGCGCTGCTCAACCGCGGGGTGCCCAGCTTCGCTGTCGACGTCGAAGGCACCCTGCACACCGCGCTGATGCGGTCCTGTACCGGCTGGCCATCCGGGGTCTGGATCGACGAGCCGCGGCGCACCGCGCCCGATGGTTCGAACTTCCAACTTCAGCACTGGACACACGTTTTCGACTACGCGTTGGTCTGCGGTGACGGCGACTGGCGGGATGCCGAGATCTCGTCGCGCAGCGCCCAGTTCTCCCACCCGCTCGTCGCGGTGACTCCGGAACCGTCAGAGCGCATGCTGCCGCCGATCGGCTCACTGTTGCATCTCGACCCTGCCGACGTGCAGCTGGGCGCCCTCAAGGCGGCTGGCAACCCGCTGACGGCAGGCAGCGCACAGCCGGTGGATCCCGGCGCGGTGGCCCTGCGGTTGGTGGAAACCGCCGGGAACAACGTCCGCGTCAACGTCGGCTCCGAGCTGGGCAAGCTGCGCGAAATCCAGCTCGCCGACCTGCTGGAAAAGCCGGAACGGCGCAAACGAAGGGTCGACCTGCACGGTTACCAGGTCGCCACGGTGTTGACCCGGCTCGAGATGCCCAAGGTGTTGGCCGCGGACGGCACCGCGCTGGGCCCGGACGCCGAGATCGCTCAGCCGCTGTACGCGCGGTACTGGTTGCACAACCGCGGCCCTGCGCCGCTTGGTGGGCTGCCGACCGTCGCTCACCTGCACCCCCAGCAGGTGCGTGCCGAGCCGGGTGCCGAGGTGAGATTGCGCCTGACCGTGGCAAGCGACTGCACCGACTCCGCAGTGGAAGGATCGGTCGACCTGGTGTGTCCCGACGGCTGGACGGTGGCTATCGCCGAGTTGCCGTTCTCGTTGTGCACGGGCGAATACCTGGAAACCGACGTGGTACTGGCAATTCCGGCCGACGTGGCAGCTGGGCTGTATCCGGTCCGTGCCCAGTTGCGGATCACCGACGGGTCGGTGCCGGCCGCCTGGCGACAAGTCGTCGAGGACGTGTGCGTGGTCGCGGTCGGGACCGAACCCACCGAGCTCGTCTACCTCGTCGACGGGCCCGCCGATATCGAGGTGGGCCCGGGCGACTCGGCCCGCCTGACCGCGACCATAGGCAGCCGCGCCCGGTCCGACCTTGCGCTGGAGGCGCACCTGATCAGCCCATGGGGTACCTGGGAGTGGATCGGCCCGGCCGCGCTCGGCGCTGTCCTGCCCGCGCGTGGCACCGCCGAACTCGTCTTCGACGTGTCGCCCCCGGCGTGGTTGGAAGCTGGCCAGTGGTGGGCCTCGGTACGGATCGGCTGCGCCGGTCGGCTGGTCTACTCGCCGGCGGTGAAGGTGACCGTGATATGA
- a CDS encoding DUF7158 domain-containing protein → MSHVHVVATVAGTPIAVEEVDAAEARLRSGRGAAALPASDTSAGRQLRRWLTQLIVTERVVVAEAAARGLNVADAPTEAELLPDVTARLEIGSIAAAALANPCARALFADVTAAVQVSDDEVTEYHARNPLRFAAPRPGGHGWRAPADAGPSLDQVRFAIIEHLRGAACRRTFRTWLDARRAELVQLAPGYEHPGDPRQPDNTHRH, encoded by the coding sequence ATGAGTCACGTCCACGTCGTTGCGACGGTCGCCGGCACGCCGATTGCCGTCGAGGAGGTCGACGCGGCCGAAGCGCGGTTGCGCAGCGGTCGGGGAGCGGCCGCCCTGCCGGCAAGCGACACCAGTGCGGGCCGGCAACTGCGACGCTGGCTCACGCAACTGATCGTGACCGAGCGGGTGGTCGTCGCCGAGGCGGCCGCGCGCGGCCTCAACGTCGCGGACGCCCCGACCGAGGCCGAGCTGTTGCCCGACGTGACGGCCCGGTTGGAGATCGGCAGCATCGCGGCGGCGGCGCTGGCCAATCCGTGCGCGCGGGCGCTGTTCGCCGACGTCACGGCCGCGGTTCAGGTCTCCGATGACGAGGTGACCGAGTACCACGCCCGCAACCCGCTGCGATTCGCCGCGCCGCGCCCCGGCGGCCACGGCTGGCGGGCACCCGCCGACGCCGGGCCGTCACTGGACCAGGTGCGGTTCGCGATCATCGAGCATCTGCGCGGCGCCGCGTGCCGGCGTACGTTTCGGACGTGGCTGGATGCGCGGCGGGCCGAGCTGGTGCAACTGGCTCCCGGCTACGAGCACCCCGGCGACCCGCGGCAACCCGACAACACCCACCGGCACTGA
- a CDS encoding ROK family protein — protein MLTLGIDIGGTKIAAGLIDRDGALVYTATHPTPTNSGAEQVWAAVAATIADALRAAGGVVRAVGIASAGPVDVDSGTVSPINIGCWRGFPLRDRIAAAVPGVPVRLGGDGVCMALGEHWTGAGRGERFLLGMVVSTGVGGGLVLDGSPYDGRTGNAGHVGHVVVDADGARCSCGGRGCVETVAAGPSMVRWARANGWAAPPGAGAKELAAAAARGDALALAAFRRGATALAAMIASVAAVCDFDLVVIGGGVAKSGPLLFDPLRAALADYARLDFLAGLRVVPAQLGGDAGMVGAAKLVG, from the coding sequence ATGCTGACCCTCGGCATCGACATCGGCGGGACCAAGATCGCCGCCGGACTGATCGATCGCGACGGTGCGCTGGTCTACACCGCCACCCATCCCACCCCGACAAACAGCGGAGCCGAACAGGTCTGGGCTGCCGTCGCCGCAACGATTGCCGACGCGTTGCGGGCGGCAGGCGGCGTGGTGCGTGCGGTGGGTATCGCATCGGCCGGGCCCGTCGATGTGGATAGCGGCACCGTCAGCCCGATCAACATCGGATGCTGGCGCGGTTTTCCGCTGCGTGACAGGATCGCTGCCGCGGTGCCCGGTGTGCCGGTGCGCCTGGGCGGTGACGGCGTGTGCATGGCGCTCGGCGAGCATTGGACTGGGGCCGGCCGGGGTGAGCGTTTCCTGCTGGGCATGGTGGTGTCTACGGGCGTGGGCGGCGGACTGGTGCTCGACGGTAGCCCATATGACGGCCGAACCGGCAACGCTGGCCATGTAGGTCACGTGGTCGTAGACGCCGATGGTGCCCGCTGCTCGTGCGGTGGCCGCGGCTGCGTCGAGACCGTCGCGGCCGGCCCGTCGATGGTGCGTTGGGCGCGGGCCAACGGTTGGGCCGCGCCGCCGGGTGCGGGTGCCAAAGAGTTGGCCGCTGCGGCGGCGCGCGGGGATGCGTTGGCGCTGGCCGCGTTTCGCCGCGGCGCCACCGCGCTGGCGGCGATGATCGCATCGGTGGCCGCGGTATGCGACTTCGACCTGGTCGTCATCGGTGGGGGAGTGGCTAAGTCCGGCCCCCTGCTCTTCGATCCGCTGCGTGCCGCGCTGGCCGACTACGCCCGGCTGGACTTCCTGGCCGGCCTGCGCGTGGTGCCGGCCCAGCTGGGCGGCGATGCGGGTATGGTCGGCGCCGCCAAGCTCGTGGGCTAA